The nucleotide window TTGTATTTTTGAGTCCTCCTTGTTCAGCAGGagatggtggtggttgttgttcagttgctgagtcgtatccgactccttgcgaccccatggactgcagcacgccaggcttccctgtcctttaccatcttccggagcttgttcaaactcatgtccattgagtcggtgatgccatccaaccatctcatcctctgttgtctccttctcctgccttcagtcttcccagcatcagggtcttttgttacgtgtcagctcttcgcatcaggtggccaaagtattgaagcttcaacttcagcatcagtccttccaatgaatattcagggtcagtttcctttaggattgactggtttgatctccttgcagtctcaagagtcttctgcaaaactacagttcaaaagcatcaattcctgggcgctcagccttctttatggtccaatgctcacatccatactggTACTTCAGCAAAGATGGTACCTTGCATAAATTTAAGTTGTCAAGTATACTGAGTAACTTCAAATTATGGTGGAACTAGATAATCAGTTAAACAAGGTCAAAAGATGATATTAATCTATATTGCAGGAAAAATAGAGTGTATACCCTTACATTAATTGGGactttttgttcacttttttgatttgggatttttatttaagtgtttgctttttaatgcagAGTTGGATTTACTAAAAGATGCAATTTAGACTtttaactaaaaattattttatcttgctAGGAGGCAGGTGGAAGTCATCATAAAGTTTCTGTTTCACCTGTTGTCCATGTTCGAGGACTCTGTGAATCTGTGGTGGAAGCAGACCTTGTGGAGGCCCTGGAAAAATTTGGGACAATATGGTAAGGCCAATAGGGACTTCATATAGATTGTGAAAACAGTACAGTagaacagactttgttttcttgctaCAAGCCTTGATGCTTAGCCATAGAATATATTGTTTGCCTATGACTGTGTTTCTTTGAAACCTTCTGAGTCTTTCtgagattaattttttattttaattcttctgAGGTGAATTTTTGTTGATCATGATCCCATCTCACTCCTCAACCAGATTGTGTGTAACATTGATTATTGCATCTTTAATCTGATTTTCAAATGAATCCATGAGTCCTTCTTAAACACTGTTTTAAGCCATTGAATTAATTAACTATGCCCTTTATCTTCAGAGTTTCAAATAGTGGTACTTAAatactgggttttttttgttgttgttttagtttgttttgaACTATTTAGGAATTAATGGGCAATGAAAAGTGGGTAGACTAAGGGTAGGTATTATTTGCTTATTGTGAGTTGCTGTGATATCAGGAGTGGTCAGTGTTTTATCCTCGCTTATCTTCCTGTTGTGTTTTGTATTCACTCACGGTCTTCCTTTACAGCTGGTGTATACTTAAGAATACTGACTTACATGAAAAATGTGATTTGAAAAATGAATCTGCTGCCAAAAATAGACACTTAAAATTCTTTCTAAATTGAGATATGCTTGGCTGTTCTTTTCTTAGTATGGATAATATagaatttattactttttttccatTGATAAATACATTTGGCGTTTTTGTTATAGGCAACAGAGACTATACAGACTAAGTCATAATATATAAACAGGAGAGAAATTTCATTATATTTGCTGAGATCATTTGACTGcttcaattttataaaaatgtatgtggAGTTTTGAGTATTGAAAGAAGATAGTGAGGGAGAGATCAGAGATTCCAACAGAGAGGAAttatttcttcaaaggagcattAGTGGTGTTAGGTGATACCTTCTATCATGGcatcttcttaatttctttggtGACCTCATTGAGAGGTGAATGACTTAGCAAACTTATTACCCTTAACTTATGGACCTCAGAAACCACGGTTAACATTTTGTTTGTTAACATTTTGGAGGTACAAATTGGAAAATCACACAGGCATAAATAAAAGTCCATTTCTTGAAGTATCACTAAGATACTGTATCACTTCTTAGTCATTTGGAGTGGATATGGGAAGTTAAGTTTGTCTGAAGAGTTACATAGTATTGAAGCAGACTCTTTAGAGGATACTTAGACTTGGATGTTGACATTGATTCACCCAGTCACCACTTCCAGGTGGTGTGTTGTCTCATGGAGTTATAAAAAGACTCCATGAGACAGTGAGGTTATctctggatttttattttcttctgttcttatttatttggggctttttaagttatttttttacaGCCAAGAAATACTGAAGCATTGTCAGAAAACAAGTTGGTGAGCAAATGAAGTTGGAGACTTTAGGGAAATAATTGTATTGATATTTTGATGTCAGTTATGACCATGAACTGAATGTTGGGGACTAAAGAAATAGAACTGTTTGTTTAAGGTTGTGATTAATTTGAATTACTTTTGAGTGGCTTGTCCATTTTTAGACTCTATACTGTTTGATATTTAATCTATGGTAATGTGTTccatatatgaattttatttaatttgcataGTACATGGTTCTGCCCTCAAGATTCATAGTTATGTGGATagaaaaattgtgaaataattgGAACAAATTAGTGTATAATTAAGAGCTTAATTGGCATAAATATGTACAATAGGAGTTTCAGTTGTGTGAAATGATGTTGAATAAGAGGTAGCTGCTACCAAAGCTGAAAGAAGTTTGAATAGCCTCCTATGAGGAGTTTGCTTCAAAATGTCACATTTATAGAAACTTtccatatttttttgtttgttgatttatttGGTGGTATATATGAGGGCAAATATAAAGATTATACAGAAACTGCTTGTATTAAAAAGATGAGTCACCAAGTTCAATATATAGTAAGTTTATACTTAAAAACTAGTTGTATAGGAAAGAAATTCAGAAGAAACTGtaagatgttaaaaataagtCAGGATAATTgctattttttatctttatttaatcaaaagaatatttaaaaatatatccttataagtctcttttcctcccttctctccttcataaaaggaaagaatactagGTAGTGATTAGCTATACcagtttgaattttaaaacaaaacttttgaGACCTGATTTATGTAGTAAATCTCtgattccttttgtttttatttaaaaattagtaagcATGTTTTAAGCTATAAGTTGAACATACCTACTCTACTAACCCTTTTATTTcttggactttttattttttctctcttcagtCTTCCAGTCTTTCTCATAGTCTTAAGTCTatggactttttatttttcttggactttttattttttctctctttggtcTTCCAGTCTTTCTCATATTAGtactttgaacttttttttttttaaattatgtgccccagaatttaaatgaattataaaatgcCTGTGACATTCTAATTTTCCATTCCCGTCTTTATATGGTACTACTTTTCCTGGGTAAGCTGTGTAACATTTAGCTCTGTGCTTCtaacttatttcttattttagctatagaaagcatttttttttttttgctacaaacAGATAAGTCTATTATAATAGGCcaataaagaatttatttttttgaacctttatgatttttctgtctttccaAAGACCCGAAGGACATTATTAACATATTTACTTGGTGATACCACTTAGCTTTAAACCAACTTAGATTTGTGAGAGGgagaatatttattattcttaaatttctttaGCATAGGTCTAATTCtggtgttttctatttttttgtataCAAAACTTTAGACCCTCAACTAGGAGTTTGAGTTTCTAAAAGGAATGTTTCTCTCCTGAAATTTCTATCTTGCATTTATTGTTGGTAAAACTAATCCCAGGCGTTACTGTTTCTGTGTTTTATCCTTCAGTTTTGAATGATGTGGGCTGAAAGCTAATAAAACTCCTAGACCAACAAGTATTGACTGAATACCTGTCATGTGCCAGGCTCTTTGTTTCTAGATGCTGAGGATGTAAAGATGAATGCGGCAAGGCAAACAGTTTGTATGTAGGAACTGTAATCTTGACAGCCGTGCTCCCAGTTGTATAAACGAGGAAGCTGAAATTCTTAAGGAATTACATAATTTGCCAGGCTACAAAGGGGTCTGTTTCTTACTAAGAAATGACTTGCCAGTTTTTGAAGTGTAGTTAGTTCCTGGATGCCTGATTGAGAAGCAGTGCTGTCACTGACTACCTGACCTCATGTTATTTCTCTGGCCTTCTGCTCTTAGAAAAAGCACATtgattgtatttaaaaatatttttaaggccCTTGTTTCTGTGAATAGAGGACATGGTTCCCTGTTCTTATCGATGTGTTCTGATTTCTTGCTAACCTCCcttcatttctagttttttttttgacatgtacacactgctttatttatttatttatttttttgtgtacaTAGGGTGCTTTATTCTCCACAGAGTGATACATGCTAAGGTGGGTTGGGCTTGGGCCGATGTCCCCATATGTACAGAACTGAATAAAGTGGGTCTCTGAGAAGAAGTCTGATTTGCCTTGATGTGGAGGGGAGCCGGGGAGGATGGAGATGGAGTGACAACCAGGATATGTTCAGTCCTGTGCTGGTTCTGGCCTGGGATGCAGGGAATTATGGCAGCTCTCAGGGTGGTCACTTCCAGGCAGGGGCAGCCTGCCGGGCTTGGAGGGCCTTATGTACTACATCTTCCCACTGGGCATCTGATATCTCATGAGCCCAGGCAGGAACCCTTGGCGCAGGCAGGCTTATGCCAGCCATCGTCCTTTTCACCAGCTCTACATGTTCTGGGTCCATGGGAATAGAGCTGTGGTTGTTCAGTGCTGTAGCTCCCTGCTCATATTCGTCCTCACTTTCTAGTGGTGGGTCCGGCAAATGAAGCCCCAGGGCCTGGATCCGATCCTGGATATCAGCAACTACATCTTCTCCATCCCCCACTGGTGCTAGTTCCACCTCCTCTTGTTCAGGATCTTGGTTCAGAGGCTGGTAGGAGTAGCCAGCTGGtcctgcctctgtttcctcttgtTCTTCCTCTGGTTCCTCACTGCTCCAATCCCCAGTGCCTTCCGTGGGGCCCTGATGTGGCCCGAGTCCCTCAGTCTGATTGGGGAAGATACGTTTAGGACCCATGGTGTCTCCCCCTAGAACTACTGCTGCCATCGGGCAGGGGCTGCTCAGAGCCCGTGACCGAACCCgtgccttatttatttttaactgcattggatcttcattgctgcacaggccttctctagttgcagtgagtgggggctattctgTGGTTGCCTttcacgggcttctcattgcagtggcttctcttgttatggaacACAGGCTGTAGGTCcacgggcttcaatagttgtgactTTCTGGCTCTAGGGAGAGTAGACTTCAGAGTTGTAGCACAGggattcagtagttgtagctGCCGGGCCCTGGAGCACTGGCTcagtcagtagttgtggttcacaggcttagttgccctgtgacatgtggaatcttcccggaccagggattgaacctgtatcccttgcattggcaggtggattcctacccactgtgccaccaaggaagtccatccccttccttcatttctttattttcatttcatgtatTACAATATATTCTCCTTCCTGAAGAATATACAGTCAAAAGTAAATATTCTCTTGCCCATTTTACATCCATGATTACCGTATTCTAGTGAATATCATTTTAtggattctttaatatttaaaaatatcagaattttaGAGGAAATTATTGTATGAAATTTCATCTCTAGTtgcttcatcttttcattttttgtttttagtaagaTGAATGACggtagtcatttctttttttttttttcatttcttagtgTGGCACTTATTTGGAAAAATTCATTTGAGGTGGTAGTTTCTGTTGCTCTGGGGTCCCGTCTGCTAACCTTCTGttgatttttatctcttttgattttttattttttattttattgaggcaTGGTTGACATACActgttgtgttaacttctgctgtacCCCAGAGTGGCTCAGTTATACataatctttttcatatttttttccattatgatttgttacaggatgttgaatatagttccccataagatcttgttgtttctctgtttatttttgtatctagATATTTTCTAATGCTGCTTATAAGTGGCAGCCTGAGGAATAAACTGGATGGGATTATTAGTAACTGATAACAGAATTGTGCTTGAGGAGGGCATGAGGTACATTAAAAGCTTTTAATCACAAGGGGAGCTTTCAAACATATACCATCTACTTggtataccacagtttatttggATAGTTTAAGAGTTTACTAACATTGGGTGTAGGTACTGAAGACTACTAGCCTGTATGATTTGagacatttttaattaaagtctGCTTTTAGTTgagaaaaatgttaattaaacTTGCTATATTAAGGTATTCTTTCCCTATCTTCCTTTCAGCTATGTGATGATGATGCCATTTAAACGGCAGGCTCTGGTGGAATTTGAGAACATAGATAGTGCCAAAGAATGTGTGACGTTTGCTGCAGATGAACCTGTGTACATAGCTGGTCAGCAGGCTTTTTTCAACTATTCTACAAGCAAAAGGATCACTCGGCCAGGAAATACTGATGATCCATCAGGAGGCAACAAAGTTCTTCTGCTGTCAATTCAGAATCCTCTTTATCCAATTACAGTAGTATGTATTTTAGTAAGACAAACTAAATTAAACGTGATTTTGGAATTTGCCTTGGGTGACTAACCTGTAGTTTTCTTCACTGCCATATAGGTATTTGAAAAtagtgggtttaaaaaaaaaagaattattaaaagtAATCTTAGTTTTGACTATCAAGTTTAATGAACAAAGAAAGACATGGTGATCACTGAAGTTGTAAAAAGGTCAGAAGCATAGTTGTCATAATTAAATAGGCACATTACTTTTATTTACTACTCTCACTGTTAACTCTCTTTCTGATAATAAAGTATAGACAGACTTGTTGAAAATGATCCAGGAAATCTCTGTCACTGGTATGCAAGCACATAAATTAAGAGCATCTACTAGGTAGTGACAGAATGCCGTGGTACAGTAAGATGTATTTATCATTATAAACTGTTTAGGGATAACTTGTTAAAAACTTGTCTTCTTCACTCTTTCAAAAAGTAATGTTAGAATTTTGAAAGGATTCATGTCCTGAGCCAGATGAGTTTTCTACTTTATAATAATTGCATGCTGTTTAATAATAAACTAGTGATAAGGACACTTGATTTTTGTAATGAGTAAAATGTCATAATAAGAGGAGCGTCATTTAGTATGATTTCTAGTAAGAGTATATGATATTTGAACATAAACTTTTAAAGCATTAGATACTATTTAAATTTAGATAGATACTATGTATCTGTTTACTTTTGTGATCTGTATAGACTTATTAATAAACACCATTAATATATGTACAGTATTTGGTGTTTTGGGAAAAAGAATATAACTAGCACAAGTACTCTGATTTGTTTATTATATCCTTAGTTACCTAATGGTGTGGCTCTGTAATTGTAGGTACTCAAAAAATTTGAAAGTTGAAGAATTGTTCCTAATTTAGGGTTCTCTCTTAGATTCAGGCATCTTGTTTGGTGAAATTTAACTCTTTATAAATGATCTTCCCTGGGTCTTTTATCTATAGCCATTGTccttgaaaaataaatactgagtTGTGCTACTCCTACTctttaataagtattttttattgtaatttaaGTGATTATAATATTAAACATTTCAGAGTCACATTTGGGAAAAAATATAATTGGTTACAGCTTTGGTTTATTAATTGTATTATCAGAGATTCTTTTAGGTacttaaaatacaaatttgaGGATTCATTTAGAAGATTTTAAGTAATAATGCTTTTCAGATGTTTCATTGGAAGTTCTCTAATGTGAGTATATTGTGTAGGTGAAGAAATAACTTTAGATTTATTAAAGtgtaacagtttttaaaagtttaattagtGCTTAATAGAAATGACATCATGAcaggttgggtttttttttttgttaaacaaAATAGAGCTTAGCTTTATTATATTTCGTAATATAAGATGTGATGGagtcttgttttctttccttcctaggaTGTTTTATATACTGTATGCAATCCTGTTGGAAAAGTGCAGCGTATTGTTATATTCAAGAGAAATGGGATACAAGCAATGGTTGAATAtcctttatttgtaaattttttattgatgtgTATGAATGCTGTGTAATATAGATCTTTTTCCTGCTTAATAATTTTGAGAACAAGTAGTGTTTATTATCCCCTGCCATCTAGTTGTCTTAGGTTTAAAAATAAGACTGCAGTACTCACAGagaattttactatttttgatAACTTCTACTGTTAAGTAATCTAGTGCTTCATCTTACCAtttgcttgcttttttaatggggaaaaaaaaatactgattataTGTATACTTGTATACCTTTTTGAAATTTATCTCAAATGGACTTTTCTGAATCTCTTTAAAATAGTTTGGAAGTATCAAAACGTTGGTATCAGTagaatgtttctttccttttttcattgaATCTTTTAAATGATCATGGTTTATGTAAGACCTACTTTTCTACATTAAATTTGTTATACATTGAGTAAAACGAGCAAGCTGTATATATAGTACAatcccattaaaaaataatttaagaaaaacataaaacccTAAcctatgtgtacatgtatatgcatagaAAAAAGTAGGGATATATAAtggtaatatatattatatatattactctGGCAaggtatttttgcctttttttttttttttaattagttggaggatttttgcttttttttattaccacttttgtggtttgattttttttttttaaagtaaatttttaaaggccagtaaaatgaggataaagaCTATAAACTCAACCTtctcagaaatatataaaaatcaagtatttcttttgttattatatTGATTCTTTGTAATATTcttcctactttatttttttggccttgctgtgtggcttgcaggatcttagttcttgaAGCAGGAATTGATCTTTCTCCCTTGGCAGTAAAAGTGTGgattcctaatcactggactgcctaACAGAAAGTTACCTGTTCTTCCTACTTTGAGAGTACAGTATTTCCTATTCCAAGATAGCAAGCTATAAAAAGAGGGAAGGGTTCTTGCTCTTGCCCAGTTGTCTCAAACCAGCACGGTCTGATCCGGAAATACAGCCTCTATATGTGCTGCCAGTGTTTCCACCAGTATGTGAAAGACATTGGCTTCATTAAGTTGACTAAGTGAACTTCCTTGAATGGATCATCCAGCACatgtaacttcagttcagtcgttcatttgtgtctgattctttgtgaccccatggactgcagcacgccaggcttccctgtccatctccagttcctggagcttgctcaaactcatgtccattgagtcggtgatgccatccaaccaaccatctcatcctctgtcgtccccttctcctcctgccttcagtctttcccagcatcagggtcttttccaatgagtcagacatcTAACTTATGCAGAAATGATACTAGctctttgtatataaaataaaagtttaaaggcTTCAAAAATCTAAACAAAAAGATAGCAAGCTGGCCTTTGATAGGGAATGAGACCATGCTCCATtttccccctcccactccccaatTTATAATGTATTTCTGATGACCTATTCCGATGACCTAGAAGGATTAATGTAGATATTTTCGTTGCATTATGTTTTCTTTGGTACCCTTGATCTTATAACTAAATTCTCGTACTAAAAATtgttagaaattttatttcataaagcaTTTTCAGAAGTAAGttatttctgacttttttcaGTCCACTTCTTAGGGagtgaataataataaattttggaCACTTTAAACCAAATTTCCTTAATAGAGCTTATGTTTGAATCAGTCCTTTGTGCCCAGAAAGCTAAAGCAGCTCTCAATGGAGCAGATATATATGCTGGATGTTGCACACTAAAAATTGAATATGCAagggtaaatatttttttttcaacactTTGCCAAAGAAGTTATTTATGCTTTGGATACACAGTTTgaacttcctttctttttaatcttaacAGCCAACTCGTCTAAATGTTATCAGGAATGACAATGACAGTTGGGACTACACTAAACCATATTTGGGAAGACGAGGTAagtattttatgcattttagaTGTACTTGACATCTGCTGTCAAATTTTTACATGCAGTTAGATTCCTTTTTCCTGACATGAGCTAGTTCATTCAAATGAAAATCTTGTTGGTGAAGCTTTTGTTGCAAAAGGCCTTGTAATGCTGGAAAAGAACCTTGAACATTAGTGCCCCCTTCTGGTATGTACTGAGTTAACTTATATTTAGTTCAACAAGGAGCCCACACATACAGGCACGCCCGCAGTTCAAGGACTTGCATTTCTCCAAGCAGCTCTCTCTCTTTGGAGGAGAGGAAACTGATTCAGAATATTCCTTACAAACTTCAAACTTGCACACTGCTTCTCTATGGAAAGGACTTTCCCCCCAAGCTGGACGAGGCATTAAGAAGGATAGAGGACTCCAGCAGGCTGACTCTACACTTCATCATGCACAACATCGGCATCAACAAAAAGCCCTCTGAAAAACTCAGACTTGCAATTCACCTTGACTGCATACTGCATGCACCATCACCCCAAGTTGTTAAAGGAGGACACTTAACAGTACTTCAGACTTGCATGGGATGAATACCATGATAGACTGTGCCCATTTATTCaagttgtatgtatatattggtttgatttcccttAAGGTTTCAGTTGtagaatttaaaacttttcacTGACGGATACTACATTTTatctacaatgttgtaaatcttAATGCCCGTTGCTGTAACTGTTAGCAGCTTAGATTCAAATTGTTAATCGAATCCTTAAAAGAGGATATAATCCTTAATAGAGCTATCTACAGGTCTTGGGAATTATAATGCTCAACCAATCCACACAGatattaaagataaaagaaatagatGCATACTTGCTGCACCTAagattacttttttgtttttgttttcctcaattgTGGACATTGAATAACATAATAATGAAAAGATGCATTATATGTAAAAGAAGATTTTCTGTGTGGTTTGATTTTTGTAAAGTGGCTGTTTATAAGTTGTCACTTTTTGTAACAATTTAAGAGTATCATTCATGTTAATCTGTGTAACTAGAAATTTTGACCTTTCAAATGTAGGTGAAAGTACCATGTCTGTTCAAGGTAGAATATATTTAAACTTTATAAATCTGAAAACAGGAGCATTTCATTTGAGATGCATTTTCACCTATAACTTATAAATGCTAGATTTCATGAGCATAGATTTGAATGATAAAATTGTTCAACTGACTGTGTGGCAATTCTGGAATATACAAATCAAAATGTGGATCTTGTAAAAACAAGGGGGCTGCAGTATTGGCTACATCTCAACTACAATATCAGTGTTTGAACCATGTGTTGGGAAACCTCACCAAGATGAGTATATCCATAGAAGTCAATTAACTAGGAAAAATTTCATGCATCCAAAATATATTGGTCAGTAGGAACTCCATAGTGCATGTactcctgccaaaaaaaaaaaaaaagagacaatgtGGTGATCCTTTGCATGTTCAAATATTTAGGATTTGGGGGTAATTGACCTCTTTAATTCTTAGTTCTCAGGAAATCATCTTGCCTTATGCATGGGATTGGAAACAAGTTTGATAAGGCAGCTTAGGCTGGACCCCACATTTTTTACTGCTCACAGAAATCTGCTTGGCCTGGGCTTGGTGCAGTTGCATACAGTACTGAAAAGCAAAGCCTTAGCACTCAAACAACAGAACGAGTGGTTGATGAGAAATCTCTCACTTCTGTCAGGTCACAGTCACCGaacattgttttgtgtttttctaaaCTCATTTGAAATAGTAAGTTTGGTTACTTTTCTCTtaatgtttcttaaaatatttatggacATCCTTCTTATTTTAATAGTGCTTacttctgttcttttaaaagagCTGAGTTTTACAAAACCCAGCTTAGATTAGATTTTTATACAAGAAATTATAGTCAGGAAAGTTTAGAAATGTAAGATAGAAATTTAAATAGGGAAATATAATTAAAGGAGGTAAAACAGTTAGCTGTTTGtactttgaaagggaaaaaattcttGTTTTCTGATTCCTTACAGATATTTGTCTATACAGCAAATATCATATagcagtttatttttgtttttgtagtgACTTCAGCTTCCATTGAATTGTAACTTTTTCTATGAAAATGAGAATGACTTTATAAATATAACCTCATTTCAAAAAGTTC belongs to Cervus elaphus chromosome 11, mCerEla1.1, whole genome shotgun sequence and includes:
- the LOC122703757 gene encoding male-enhanced antigen 1-like, with translation MAAVVLGGDTMGPKRIFPNQTEGLGPHQGPTEGTGDWSSEEPEEEQEETEAGPAGYSYQPLNQDPEQEEVELAPVGDGEDVVADIQDRIQALGLHLPDPPLESEDEYEQGATALNNHSSIPMDPEHVELVKRTMAGISLPAPRVPAWAHEISDAQWEDVVHKALQARQAAPAWK